In Paludibacter propionicigenes WB4, the genomic window AGGGATTAAAGTTAGTATTGTTTTCTTTACTATTTTCTGTTCTCTATTTTGCCTGTTTTGTGGTGTTATATTTTAAATGAATTAATACTTGCATAGTTCCCTTTTAGGGTTAGCGTTGCTTCATTTCGTCATAAACTTCCAAGCCAACCACGCTATTCCCCCTATTCCAATCGTCAGCGCTTTTTCATCTATCTGAAAATTGGGATTGTGCAATCCTCCCGTGTTGGCATTTATTTCGCCTTTTACACCGAATCTGAAAAAGCAACAAGGATATTGCTGGGTGAAAAAACCGAAGTCTTCCGATGTCATTCGTGTTTCAAGTGTTCTGACATTGTTCTCACCAATCCATTCTCCTGCAAATTTACGTGCCTCCGAAGTTATTTTTTCGTCGTTTACTACACTGGGGTAGCCATCAGGCATGTTTATTTCAACGTCGCATCCATAGGCATTACAGGTTTCTTTGATTATTCTGCGGATATGTTCTTTTGCCTCTTTGCGCCATTTTTCGTCGAAAGTGCGCAGCGTGCCCGAAATGAGGACTTCGTTAGGGATAACATTGGTAGCCCCATCGGCTATCAGTTTTCCAAAGGTGAGTACCATGGGTGTAAGCGGATGACAGAGTCTGCTACTGACTTGCTGTAGTGAAACTATGATCTGCGAAGCTGCCAGTACAGTATCATTGCACAGATGCGGTAATGCTCCATGTCCGCCCTTGCCAGTAATTTTTAGGTGAATTTCGTCGGCAGAAGCCATTATTTTTCCTGGCAGAAAGCCCATTGTACCGGTAGGGAAATCAACAGAAATATGCTGAGCCAGTATTAATTCAGGTTTTATATCATCAAATAATCCATCTTCGAGCATAAGTCGGGCACCTCCGGGTGCTTTTTCTTCGCCCGGCTGGAAAATGAGTAATATTGTTCCTTCGAAATTATTTTTTAATTGTTGCAGAATTTT contains:
- a CDS encoding M20 metallopeptidase family protein, whose amino-acid sequence is MKSTIEQLTADYNNYAINCYRHLHAHPELSFQEFETSKFIQAELTDMGIPFRAGIGGNGILGKIEGANPHKKVIALRADMDALPVCEAVDIPWKSTVENVMHACGHDAHTTCLLGAAKILQQLKNNFEGTILLIFQPGEEKAPGGARLMLEDGLFDDIKPELILAQHISVDFPTGTMGFLPGKIMASADEIHLKITGKGGHGALPHLCNDTVLAASQIIVSLQQVSSRLCHPLTPMVLTFGKLIADGATNVIPNEVLISGTLRTFDEKWRKEAKEHIRRIIKETCNAYGCDVEINMPDGYPSVVNDEKITSEARKFAGEWIGENNVRTLETRMTSEDFGFFTQQYPCCFFRFGVKGEINANTGGLHNPNFQIDEKALTIGIGGIAWLAWKFMTK